The Solirubrobacter pauli sequence ACCCTAACCCGCGCAGCCAAGGCGCTCGTAGCCGATGGCGAATTGGACGTCGCCCTCTCGTCGTACATCGCGGACGACTGGGACCCGGACGACATCCCGTTCTAGCGCCGTAGCTCTGAAGGGGGGCGGCCCGGGACTAGGCCGGCCGGGCACCGTGAGTCACCGCCGCTACGGACCGCAAGTGGCGAGCGCTCTGCCGCTGAGGCGATCGCGGGGGTTGCGCTCCTCGCCAGCGCTTGTTGCCCTATCCGTTGCCCTCGGGCAGGTTTGCAAACTCGCGCAGACCGTCCAACAACGAAAAAAGGCCCCGTTTCCGGGACCTTTCTCGATAGCGGGGGCAGGATTCGAACCTGCGACCTTCGGGTTATGAGCCCGACGAGCTACCTGACTGCTCCACCCCGCGGCGGACGGAAAACAATAGCAGCGGGTCAGCGGGCTTCAAGGCGCGGAAGCTCGATCGCGGGGCAGCGGTTCATGACCACGCGCAGGCCCGCGGCACGCGCGCGCGAGGCGGCTGCCTCGTCGATCACGCCGAGCTGCATCCAGACCGCCTTGGCGCCGATCGCGATCGCCTCGTCGACGTGCGGGCCGACCGCCGAAGAGCGCCGGAAGAGGTCGACGACCTCGATGCCCTCGCCCGCGGGCAGCGCCGGGAACACGCGCTCGCCCAGCAGCTCGTCGCCCGCCTCGGGGTTGACGGGGATGACCCGGTAGCCGCGCGACTGGAGCATCGCGGCGATCCGGTGCGAGTCCCGCCACGGCTGGGGCGAGCAGCCGACGACGGCCCAGGTCCGGTACTGCGTGAGGACGTGCTCGACGTCGGTCACAGCAGTGCTCGCAGGCGCTTCGCGTTGCGGGGCGCGAAGCACTCCCAGTCGTTGTTGAAGTAGACGAACACCTCCGCGGAGGTTCGCACCTCGCGCAGGCGGGCGGCCCACTCGCGCAACTCGGACTCGCTGTAGTTCCCGCGCCGCCCCCGCCGGCCGTAGTGGAAGCGCACGAACGTCCAGTCCGCGGTCAGCTCGAGCGGTTGCCAGGGGCGCTCGGGGTGGTCGCCGTAGACGAGCGCCATGCCGAACTGGCGCAGGATCTCGAACACGTCCTCGGTGAACCAGGACTCGTCGCGGAACTCCCAGCAGTGCCGGCCGGGCGGCAGGAGCGCGCAGGCCTCGGCCAGCCGGTCCTCGTCGCGCTTGAAGTTCGCCGGCAGCTGCCACAGGACCGGGCCGAGCTTGGGGGAGCCGACGAGCGGCCGGATCGCGTCGTAGTAGCGGCCGACGCCCTCCTCGATGTCCGTCAGGCGGCGCACATGCGTGAGGTAGCGGGACGACTTGACCGTGAAGATGAAGTCCGCCGGCGTGTCCTCGAGCCAGCGGGCGACGGCGTCGGGCCGGGCGAGCCGGTAGAAGGTCGAGTTGACCTCGACGGTCTCGAACTCGCTCGCGTAGTGCGACAGCCAGGCCCGCTGCGGCAGCTTCGGCGGGTAGAAGACGTCACGCCAGGACTTGTATTGCCAGCCCGAGCAGCCGACATGCACGGGCCGGTCCATCCTGCGACCCTACCCACGACATGGCCCGCGTCTTCATCACCCGCGAGCTGCCGTTCCCGGCGCTCGACCGGCTCAAAGCGGAGCACGACGTCGACGAGTGGGAGGAGAAGACCCCGCCGCCCGCCGACGCGTTCCTGGCCCGCGCCCAGCAGGCCGACGCGCTGCTGACGACCGTCACGGACAAGGTCGACGGCGCCTTCCTGGACGCCGCGCCGAGCGTGAAGGCCGTCGCGAACCTCGCGGTCGGCACCGACAACATCGACCTCGACGCGGCCTCCGAGCGCGGCATCCCGGTCGGCAACACGCCCGGCGTCCTCACCGACTCGACCGCCGACATCGCCTTCGCGCTCCTGCTCGCGGTCGCGCGCCGCCTGTCCGAGGGCGAGCGGGAGGTCCGCGAGGGTCGCTGGGCGCCGTGGCACCCGAGCCACATGCTCGGCGGCGACCTCGCCGACACGACGCTCGGCATCATCGGCTGGGGCCGGATCGGCCAGGCGATGGCGCGTCGCGGCGAGGGCTTCGGCATGCGGATCCTCCACAGCTCACGCTCGTCGGGCATCCCGCTGGACGAGCTGCTCGAGCAGAGCGACCACGTGTCGCTGCACACACCGCTCACGCCCGAGACGCGCCACCTGATGGGCGCGCCGCAGTTCGCGCGGATGAAGAAGACCGCCTACTTCATCAACACGAGTCGCGGCGGCACGGTCGACCAGGAGGCGCTGCGCGCGGCGCTCGTCGACGGGCAGATCGCCGGCGCCGGCCTCGACGTCACCGAGCCCGAGCCGCTGACCGCCGACGACCCGCTGCTCAGCGCGCCGAACCTGCTGGTCGTCCCGCACGTCGGCAGCGCCACCGTCCGCACGCGCTCGCGGATGGCGGACCTCGCCGTGGACAACTTGCTCGCCGCGCTCGCCGGCGACGAGATGCCCAACCGGGTCGCATGAAGCGGGTCGCGGCCGTCGACATCGGCACGAACTCGACCCGCCTGCTGATCACCGACGGGACGCGCCGGTCGACCGTCACCCGCCTCGGGGAGGGCGTCGACGCCACCGGCCGGCTCGGCGAGGCGCCGATGCAGCGCGTGCTGGACGTGCTCGCCGACTACGCCCGGCTGATCGGCGACGCGCCCGCCGCCGCGGTCATGACGTCGGCGGTCCGCGACGCCGAGAACGGCGCCGCGTTCGCCGCCCGCGTGCACGAGGCACTCGGCTTCCCGGCCCGGATCCTGTCCGGCGACGAGGAGGCGGAGCTCACGTTCACCGGCGCGACCGCGCAGCGCGACGACCGCGGCCCCGTGCTCGTGATCGACATCGGCGGCGGCTCGACCGAGCTCGTCATCGGCGAGGCCGGCCGGATCACGTTCCACGTCTCCACCCAGATCGGCGTCGTGCGCCACGGCGAGCGCCATCTGCGCAGCGATCCTCCGGCCGCGGCCGAGCTGGCCGCGCTGCGCGCCGACATCCGGCTCCCCGACCACCCGGCGGCGACGCGCGCCATCGCCGTCGCCGGCACGCCGACCCAGTGCGCGGCGATCGACCTGGGACTGGAGGAGTACGACCCCGAGCGGATCGAGGGCCACGTCCTCACCCGCACGCGGCTCGAGGCGCTCTACGCGGACCTCGCGAGCAAGCCGCTCACCGAGCTGCGCAAGACGCGCGGGCTGGACCCCGCACGCGCCCCGGTGATCGTCGCCGGGATCGCCATCTTGCTAGAAGTGATGGGGTCCTTCGGCCTCGATCAGGTCGAAGCCTCCGAGCACGACATCCTCTACGGACTCGCGCTCTCAACCGCTGCCGACGCACCCTGATCCGGTCCAAAATGTCCGCGGATGGACATGTGTTCGATTGGCAGTGCCGAGCGTCAAGGTGGAGAATCCTGCCTGTCGGAAGGGCGGTCGTGCCTCCCGCCGCCGTCCGCCGACGCATAGGTCCAGGCGATGCCGCAACATCGGCGCCTCCCGCCGCTTGGACCACCCAATAAGGCCCCATCAAGGCACGTACCCCTGCCCGTCCTGACGGGGCCATTTTGAAGCCGCCCGCCCCCGCCGCGGGCGGCTTCTCTTTAAGGGGTCGTTTCAGGCCAGGTTGGCCGAGCGCGGGTAGGCGACGGTCGGGTCGGTGGAGACGTTCACGAGCGCCGGCCGGCCGGCGCTGAACGCGCG is a genomic window containing:
- a CDS encoding DUF72 domain-containing protein; protein product: MDRPVHVGCSGWQYKSWRDVFYPPKLPQRAWLSHYASEFETVEVNSTFYRLARPDAVARWLEDTPADFIFTVKSSRYLTHVRRLTDIEEGVGRYYDAIRPLVGSPKLGPVLWQLPANFKRDEDRLAEACALLPPGRHCWEFRDESWFTEDVFEILRQFGMALVYGDHPERPWQPLELTADWTFVRFHYGRRGRRGNYSESELREWAARLREVRTSAEVFVYFNNDWECFAPRNAKRLRALL
- a CDS encoding CoA-binding protein, producing MTDVEHVLTQYRTWAVVGCSPQPWRDSHRIAAMLQSRGYRVIPVNPEAGDELLGERVFPALPAGEGIEVVDLFRRSSAVGPHVDEAIAIGAKAVWMQLGVIDEAAASRARAAGLRVVMNRCPAIELPRLEAR
- a CDS encoding Ppx/GppA family phosphatase; the encoded protein is MKRVAAVDIGTNSTRLLITDGTRRSTVTRLGEGVDATGRLGEAPMQRVLDVLADYARLIGDAPAAAVMTSAVRDAENGAAFAARVHEALGFPARILSGDEEAELTFTGATAQRDDRGPVLVIDIGGGSTELVIGEAGRITFHVSTQIGVVRHGERHLRSDPPAAAELAALRADIRLPDHPAATRAIAVAGTPTQCAAIDLGLEEYDPERIEGHVLTRTRLEALYADLASKPLTELRKTRGLDPARAPVIVAGIAILLEVMGSFGLDQVEASEHDILYGLALSTAADAP
- a CDS encoding 2-hydroxyacid dehydrogenase; the protein is MARVFITRELPFPALDRLKAEHDVDEWEEKTPPPADAFLARAQQADALLTTVTDKVDGAFLDAAPSVKAVANLAVGTDNIDLDAASERGIPVGNTPGVLTDSTADIAFALLLAVARRLSEGEREVREGRWAPWHPSHMLGGDLADTTLGIIGWGRIGQAMARRGEGFGMRILHSSRSSGIPLDELLEQSDHVSLHTPLTPETRHLMGAPQFARMKKTAYFINTSRGGTVDQEALRAALVDGQIAGAGLDVTEPEPLTADDPLLSAPNLLVVPHVGSATVRTRSRMADLAVDNLLAALAGDEMPNRVA